One stretch of Balneola sp. MJW-20 DNA includes these proteins:
- a CDS encoding OmpH family outer membrane protein, with protein MRSAIIFGLLLLLTAGTGLKAQDQKLGYFESEFILGQIPEYEGIQQQLKLLSDGWKEELESMEREITLLEEDFAAKEILYTDEVRAQRSNEIQQMKRQRDQYMAQKFGPEGEYFTRQRDLLEPLQRRVFGAVRTVAQRQGFDMVFDRSGDIYMVYARSEWNLNEDILRELGIEIDEGQN; from the coding sequence TTGAGATCTGCTATAATATTTGGGTTACTTCTGCTGTTAACAGCGGGAACCGGACTTAAAGCTCAGGATCAAAAGTTAGGTTACTTTGAGTCTGAATTTATTCTGGGGCAGATTCCTGAGTATGAGGGAATTCAGCAGCAATTAAAATTACTGAGCGACGGTTGGAAAGAAGAACTCGAGTCTATGGAACGGGAGATCACATTACTGGAAGAAGATTTTGCAGCTAAAGAGATCCTGTATACGGATGAGGTGAGAGCGCAGCGTAGTAATGAGATACAGCAAATGAAAAGACAAAGGGATCAGTATATGGCGCAGAAATTTGGTCCTGAAGGTGAATATTTTACCCGTCAGAGAGATCTGCTGGAACCACTTCAGCGAAGAGTGTTCGGGGCCGTACGTACCGTTGCTCAGCGACAGGGATTTGACATGGTTTTTGATCGCTCCGGGGATATCTACATGGTATATGCAAGGAGCGAATGGAATTTAAACGAAGATATACTCAGAGAACTGGGTATAGAAATTGATGAAGGTCAAAATTAA
- a CDS encoding OmpH family outer membrane protein, which translates to MKRLSTLLLTALFGILLLNHASAQETLTIGYVNPQAVLAKMPETQAIQQQLRNLSEKKEAELRSMSDSFQNELTRFEQRSSVITEDARRNEEERLAQMEQDLVQAQQNAQAEVQQKRQELLGPLFQQIGDAIDAVAARKGLSYVLNTTTSNGDLIILYASEEFQQKYDITMAVMEELGVY; encoded by the coding sequence ATGAAAAGATTAAGCACTCTTTTACTTACGGCACTATTTGGTATTCTATTACTGAATCATGCCTCCGCACAGGAAACCCTCACCATTGGATACGTAAATCCTCAGGCAGTACTTGCAAAAATGCCTGAAACTCAGGCGATCCAGCAGCAACTGAGAAATCTTTCAGAGAAGAAAGAGGCAGAACTCCGATCAATGAGTGATAGTTTTCAGAATGAGCTCACTCGTTTTGAACAACGTTCCAGTGTGATCACAGAGGATGCACGCAGAAACGAAGAAGAAAGACTTGCTCAGATGGAACAGGATCTGGTTCAGGCTCAGCAAAATGCCCAGGCTGAAGTGCAGCAGAAGAGACAGGAATTACTGGGGCCACTTTTTCAGCAAATTGGTGATGCCATTGATGCAGTAGCGGCACGTAAAGGACTCTCATACGTGCTCAACACGACTACATCAAATGGTGATCTGATCATTTTATATGCGTCTGAAGAGTTTCAGCAAAAATATGACATTACCATGGCAGTAATGGAAGAGCTCGGAGTATACTGA
- a CDS encoding OmpH family outer membrane protein, giving the protein MLKKIILSAAAVCISLSAQAQLKIGYTNPIRILSQMPEVDEVDKEIQELVTARDYELTTKAGQIEKQFAEFERNRAGMTESRQKVIMESLMQTNQAFEEERQNYMAEVRQKRNDLMEPVLDKLDAAIKQASQELGLDLVLNEGTTNGDLIVFFAASEKMDITDKVVEILNRAEN; this is encoded by the coding sequence ATGCTAAAGAAGATAATTTTATCAGCAGCAGCCGTATGTATCAGTCTTAGTGCACAGGCACAATTGAAGATAGGCTATACCAATCCTATCAGAATATTGTCACAAATGCCAGAAGTGGACGAAGTAGATAAAGAGATACAGGAACTGGTTACAGCCCGAGATTATGAGCTTACCACAAAGGCAGGTCAGATCGAAAAGCAATTTGCAGAGTTTGAAAGGAATCGGGCCGGTATGACTGAATCTCGTCAGAAGGTGATTATGGAAAGTCTGATGCAAACAAACCAGGCATTCGAAGAAGAACGACAGAATTATATGGCGGAAGTTCGTCAGAAAAGAAATGATCTGATGGAACCGGTGCTGGACAAATTAGATGCCGCCATTAAGCAGGCATCTCAGGAACTCGGACTGGACCTAGTATTAAATGAAGGAACTACTAACGGGGACCTCATTGTCTTCTTTGCAGCCAGCGAAAAAATGGATATTACAGACAAGGTCGTAGAAATTTTAAACAGAGCAGAAAACTAG